The DNA window aattgcgaaaagagttatcgagtcaaccggggacccgagagctggcagctaccttggtcaaagaattagtttggccatccaaaggggtaatgctgccagcatcttgggtacaatgcctcgctgcggtggtctcgacgaggttttagatttaatttaatttattttagttttaatttaatgttgtttttttttagatttaagtttattaacagtttatttgttaaccaataattaaattaattcaaaatATATTCAAATATAAACTTACCGTTAATTCTCAACGGAAACTTTTAGTACCTAGTAAATGATTCCTACATTACTAAACGTATATTCTagattacatacctacttaaactcaAAACACTAAACAATACTTTTCTAATGCTCCCTGCGAAAAAGATGCACTGGGTTTAGAGAGAGAGTGGGTGGGTTAAGACTGGTcaattaagtttagagattgtgtagtgTGTTTCCAACAGAATTGGCCGCAATGATACTTGTTGAGTGGTATCTGTAAACAGCGTGCCTAATAACTAAACGTAACGGATTGTTTAGTTTGTATGTCGAAACCGTTGAGATAACAAGACGGCTGTTAGCGAGTgacgccgcccgccgcgccgcccgcccaaACAATGTGCTATTTGCGAACGAGCCATCCTGTAAACAGGGCAGGTGCCAGCGTCATAGTCGCATGTCTTACGTAATACTgacagattatattattatgataatatgtatAAATGTACCTGTTGTTTCTGGCTTATATTAGTTACCTTAGTGGTATTTTGGTGTAATGGTCAAATTGCCTTAACCTAATGGATAAGACGTCAACGTCCTATTtcggtggtcgggggttcgattccgggcacgcacctctaacttttcggagttctcTTCTCTCTGGGCAGGTTTCCGAACTTAAACGTCTCCGTCTATTAAATTGCCTCTCCCCACCGGAGTCTTTCGGCGTTTtgagaaattttcaaaattttgaaactttgattttccgggataataatagcttatgtcactcgccaggtttttatctgtacccatgcaaaaaatcacgtcaatccgttgcaccgttcgCGTtgtgacgtgactgaaggacaaaccaaaaaacaaacatactttcggatttttaataagggtactgattgatcTATAAATCAAGTTGTAAACTTGAGTTGgtagataagtaataaaattatacctactcttttcAAAAAGTTCAACTTAGCAAATTACTTTTAAAGGATCAAGTTAGCTACGAACTCGGAACTCCTATACTTTAGCTACGAGTTTGTATCACGAGTATAACGCTTACTACAATTTCAGACATTATTGCGAACACAAAGCTACTCCTAAAGCTATTTTCCGTTGAAGCTGTTTCAGttcatttcatccccttaggaaCACTGGGCGTTATTGAATTTCTTTCAATAGATATAAGAACTCCTTTTTTTGTTACAGATACAAAATGGACCCCACAGTGGAGGCAAACTGGCGATAACCGGTTCACACAAAATGTGAGTTTCAATTCTCATGCTATTTACTCGTACAAATAAAAGTTAGaactaaaaccggccaagtgcgagtcagactcgcgcaccgagggttccgggTACTATagtcgacattttgtacgataaataaataaataaaaatatgttttagaatgtacaggtcatcatacctttcataatatgataccccacttggtatagtaatcttactttgaaagttgaaaatactaattatttgttcatgaccacattttaataatttttttgtgatgtaaccaaaaactcacggttttcggatttatccccttacatgtgctataagatctaccgacctgtctgccaaatttcattattctaggtcaacgggaagtaccctatagatttcttgacacacagacaacaaagtgattctataagggttcctttttttgaggtacggaaccctaaaaacgtttcTAGTCACTGCTGTGCTAAGTATTAAAGTAAAATAACGAAAACTTTGTTGCAATTGTAGCGCAGATGTAGAGAAGGTAAAAGAAAACGTACATTAGCAACGAAAATGTTATTTcatttatggactaagagcccggtagggccagatcttcgttattttataaaagctgaaagtttctaggGGTATTATgcctaacacagggaggaacgatcagctactataacgcgtaaaatttaactcctcacgcggcattttaactttttgtgtcaaatttcatgtcaaaagtacgattttagtccttaatttaaaggtgaaccgtacttttgacatgatttttGACCCAtagaagttaaaatggcgtgtgaagAGTCATTATGTATGGACTATTTGAATTTtgcaatattagtatggattacgctttatactttgacgtaagaaattttacaactttgttacctgttacctgccaaagccaccatgatctaaacttcgTAGTTgccgatcgttcctccctgtgctggggacaataggcagagaaactttcagcttttataaaataacgaaggtctggccctcgcgggctctccCCCTATTATATTTCAGACGAAACTATGTATACAAACGTGAATCGCATTCCGCCATATTCTGCAGTTGGTACATACATTATTCTGAAACTCATTTCTGTTTTCAGGTGAGCATCGTCTTGGAATAATAGCTACGAGTCCTCACTTCACAGTAACGAGCTCGCCGCCATGGAGCTGGAAGACGTGGAGATGTACGCCAACACCAATTACTCGTACGACGACAACGGCACGTTCAACTCCACGTACGAGAACTGTCCCAACTTAAACCTGCCCATTGTATACGTCGTTACCCAAATTCTCTACGCCCTTGTATGCGTCGTCGGCTTGCTCGGGAACACTCTAGTAATATACGTCGTCCTTCGTTACTCCAAGATGCAAACTGTCACGAACATGTACATCGTGAACTTGGCCATTGCGGACGAGTGTTTCCTAATTGGAATACCTTTTCTTATCGTCACGATGTCGGTCCGCTCGTGGCCTTTCGGAAGGTTTATGTGCAAAGCGTACATGATATCTACTGGTATAAACCAGTTCACGAGCAGCATTTTTCTTTGCATCATGAGCGCTGATAGATATATTGCTGTATGTCATCCGATAGCAGCCCCGCGTCTAAGAACTCCTTTCGTGTCTCGCGTCGTGTCTGCAGCAGCATGGACCGCTTCAGCGTTAGTCATGACACCGATTTTCATGTACACGACTCTGATCGAATCGGAAAATGGATTATCGTGCAACATAGTGTGGCCGGAAAGAGAGTTCAATAAAGGACAGACTTCGTTCACTCTATACTCGTTTGCTCTCGGTTTTGCCGCACCGTTGACACTGATTTTCGTCTTCTACTGCCTGGTCATAAGGAAGTTGAAAACTGTCGGCCCGAAGAATAAATCTAAAGAGAAAAAGCGCTCGCATCGAAAAGTTACCAAGTTAGTGCTGACTGTGATAGCCGTGTATGTCCTCTGCTGGCTGCCGTACTGGGCCTTCCAAGTGGCTCTCATATACTCTCCACCGAACGAGTGTGCCAGTCGGATCACTATAACCGTGTTCCTCGTCGCCGCTTGCTTCAGCTACAGCAATTCAGCTATGAACCCTATTCTCTACGCTTTCTTATCTGATAACTTCAAGAAGAGTTTTCTCAAGGCTTGTACTTGTGCTGCTGGGAAAGATGTCAACGCGACGTTGCACGTGGAGAACAGCGTGATTCCGAGGAAGAAGGGTGGGAGTGCTGCGAGGGCTCAATCTCGAGCGTTGGCTGAGGCTCGCGGGATGTCTACTCAAGTGGAGGCAGCTGGAGGGTCACGGTCGGAAGCGTCTACGGCGGTGACTTCTCGTTCAGTGGCCGGGAGTGAGACCCTCAACATGGAAGCCCGGCCGTCCTCCCTGGCTCCTCTCATAGCCCCTAACGGATTGACCCACACGCGTCTCTGAGTGCGGATCTCTCGCCGCAGCCGCGAGCCGCCCACAACAGTGCTAGACGAGGACACTATGATCGTTTCCATAGATTAAGATGACAGACTGGTTTGTTGGAGAAGTAGGTGTTACTTTGTGGAAATCCACAGTATACAAGGAATCTACAGCTTAATACGCTATAATTCGCCAAagcagacaaatctgtatgacATGAATCTTCGGGTAATAGCGAATTAAGCATAAAGTTTCTTGTACAAAGCCTGGTGTACCTTAACAGCAATAGTACTCTTTGTTAAGGATATTAGCTGATGGACAGTCAGTGTTTTCAAATTTAATCACTTGCCAGAACCCAGGAACGCAGCTGATATAGGGGTCCCCTAGATGCGCCGATCAGGGGTCCATAGGTCCTCTTCTGAGGAATTTTGTCAATTTCTGTAGCTTCTAAGGCTCCGTAAAACAAAATCAAATAGTTATTATAGCCGTGAAATTCTACATGCTGGATCAGCGAAAAGGCACCTGTGGACACCTTACTAGCGTATCAAGCGGCCTTCTATGTCAGTGGCATTCCTGGATCCTGGTAAGTGACTACATTTAAAACCCCTGGCCCTCCATTACTTAATATTCATAACACTCTTGCTCTTGCGAAAGTGTGCTGACTGCTGACAATCTAAAGGATGAATTATCATATTGAGGCTGTCAATTGTGCATTGTGGAGTCTACATCTCCTCTCCAAGGTCGGAGTGAAAcgtatactacgcgacaggtcgagatgacagtTGGGGAGGGAAagtcccgcacacccacacacagCTCCCGCTCTAACCCGGCGCGGACGAACGcgggtccccccgcctcataccctgactgccatctcgacctgtcgcggactgtatgCTAAGTGTGTTGCGGAAGATGGCTGTCAATTTAGTGTTAAGGGTGTGCACACATCTGACAGCTGAGAGACACGAGCCCTGTCTCGCCATCTGTCGGATAGAATCGTACCCAATGTAACTTAAGTACTGTGTCCAAATTAATGTATAGTTTTCGTTTATTACGAACAAAATTCAATGTAATGTGTGGACCTGAGTATACGAGTACAAGTTCCTGGTAGGAAGCTGTTtgtaacagccgtactcagagtcgcttaatcgttacgttaaacgagacagagctatctctcacgtaaatctgtctcgttttaactcaatcttaagtaacgattagcgactctgagtacggcggttaatGATTTATTAATTGTATCTATTATTATGTCTATTGTATTAGAGCAAGATCCCAGGACCGCCAGACGTTCCTTATTTCTGAGAAACGAAATGTGTGGCATAGAGTAgtgtatgtacagtacgcgatagaaagtaatgtacatcggccgttagaatgacattttggctttgtagatcGTTAaatctatcactcatacctatatgacgttttgtcagtctcaacgacagagataatgctctacaaatctgctatcgccTTCTAAacttcgatgtacattactttctgccgcgtgctgtaaAACATTAGACACTTTTGTTAAAGTCTGAGTGCTTATTATTATGTGTGTTTTACAGAATATTGTCAATAATTCGTTTGAATAATGCTAGACTAATGTTAAAGCTCGTCatcgtaatttttatattatttactcaGGCAATACACAAATAAATCAGTACTCAGACTGTAAGAAAAGTGAGTATTATGTTTACGTACCTTTAGCAGCTGATATCTTTAAATTGACCATTGGCACAAGCCAGCGAATATGTGTACGTTACAAGTACACATTAACCACCTCTATCCCacaaaggagatggacaaaaattgtatggacgcgtgccccagactgtacagagatgataatatttatgtgtcatttaataaatgtacagagatgatatatgtgccatttaatagtatAAATCTTctgttttaagaaataaaaagtcGCATGTTTTTTTtagtcgtggcattaagtttgtgataggcatagttcagcctggggcaaacTTTGTCCATATCGTTTCCttgctcagaaaataagtaacgtctggcggCACTGGAATCTTGGACCGTATATAgttattttttctatttgtttGAAGGACGACATTATTTGGCCTAGGGTTGTAACGAAGAATTTATTAACATTTAGGTCTTTATCGTATGTATAATTATCGCGAGGcgaatagtttatttgtatgtattgcgtaaaaaattactcctcacgcgctattttaaatttatgtgtcaaatttcatgtcataagtacgattttagaccttattttaaaggttgaCATGATTGAAAATGGCACGAGAgaagttattttgtacggattatACATAATGTTTATTctatgtataattattatcgtatgtataattatttatacgaataaataaatagttaaaagcgaatagtttatttgtatacataatgtttattgtaaaaatgtacatattatcGTGTAAATATTTCACACTATTGTCATAATGTCAGAGTTGTAATTAAAATCGAATTCGTGACAAGTGTTGGCTATTATTTGAATCCTACTTTGAATCCTTACTTTGAAGCGGAGCTAAACGTTTAGGATCACATGAATCGTAAATaattaagaggagtttattcgtagcgcgcTACACACAAGCGTAGTTCGGCTGTCGTTTGAATACTTATCCATCAATAAATATACATGTAtgacaaaccggctttactcacgaaTTTAGTCGACGTCCGAATAAGTGCGAACccgtcctttttcacagggactcaatACGTGAATAAATCCGGCTTGTCgtacatgtataatggaaatcactcaaaCGCTGAAACTTACCAGccaaattcaatgaaattttataGTTACGTCATAGGAGCTAAAATCTAAGCATCGATGTAATCTAAGTATATCTGTAGTTTTCCAGACTTCCGTTAAAATATTTCGTTTCGAAGTTGTACGGGCTCAAgaatttttaaacttatttttgaaaatagttattttttatggAAATATATCAAACCACAGtaacattgagtttgattgggtAATATTAAAATGAGAGTCAAATTACGTTTGTGTGAAGTGCGCGCTAAGGTGACTTCTCTTAAACGAACTAGCGAAAGAATATGGCGATGAAACGCATCCCACTGGTGGGCAGCGAGTATTGCAGTTACCCACATGAGTGAGCGAGACAGAGTAAGTATATTTCGGTATCAGGTGCACCATGATAGCTACTTCACGGCTTTTATGTTTGGTCTTTTTTCtgtaccggccaagtgcgagtcaggctcgcgcaacgagggttccgtcatacagtcgtattttttcaacacttttcacgataattcaaaaactatgacgcataaaaataaataaaaatctgttttagaatgcacaggtgaagacctttcccatgataccccacttgatatagttatcttacttcaataattgaaaatacttactaattattagttcatgaccacaatttaattttttttgtgtgatgtaaccacaaattcacggttttcagattatttcccgaatgtctactataagacctacctacctgcctttcatgattctaggtcaacgggaagtatcctgtaggtttcttgacagaccgacagacagacaacaaagtaatcctataagggttccgttttttgttttgaggtacggaaccctaaaaatagttgaAAGTGACTGAAACACTGAAAATGTATTTAAAGATATGCAAGATTCGTTACTTACTAATCTTACTATGTTTTCATGCATGTACACATAGTATGATTAGTATTGGTGCTCAGTGCCGTGCACGGTAGTGAGCCGTCAGCCGGcacactgagcacgggtctcctctcagactgacaagggtttggtcatcgctacgctggccaagtgtggattggcagacttcacacacctttgggtaCATTATGTAGATGTAttcagagcctcgatagctcaacggttaaaagagcggactgaaaaccgaaaggtcgctggttcaaaccccgcccgttgcactattatcgtacctactcctagcacaaggtttacgcttaattggaggggaaaggggaatattagtcagcatgataaacttggctaatattgttgtaatcatgccagtttcctcacgatgtttccctttgCCGTTCAAGCAAATGTTATTAACACACACAATTTCGGAAAGGTTAACCTCCCGaataaccactaggttatcgcTGAAATCAGTGCCTGTCTGAAATTTGAAGCGGCATCCTTAGACATCTACGTATAACATCTATGCGGCGCTGTCCCATCACGGCCCTTAAGTATTATTAGTGGACACTGACTTGTGGaattttttgcaaaatattgGCTTTGAAAGAGCAGCGCAGTAGGATCAATCACGGAGTGACATGGAGTGGACGGCGAGGGTCGAGGGGGTGGGAGGGAGGGGGGGGTGACTTGGACGAATAGGCAAATATATTGACGCAGGCCGAGGGCTGGGCGGGCAAATAGCCGCTAAGCTAGCGATTCAATCCCATCAGGATATTGCGtccttttattaaaattttcccatacctaataggtaggttCATCGTACCGATTTACTGTATAtgatactagctgccccggcgaacttcgtaccgcctaacagtcgattctaatatagtccataagaaccatctccgtacttcaaggaatattataaaaaaagaattagcaaaatcggttcagttgttctcgagatttgcgatcagcaacacatttagcgattcatttttgtacatacataatatatatagagattacgCTTAAATAACATATTTTTCTGAGAAGAAAAATATGTTatttaagcggtgatagcctagtggttaagacgttggccaCCTAGTCGGGGGTCGGCGGttgtgggttcgatcccgggcacgcgacTCTTACTTTTCGAAGCTaggtgcattttaagcaattacttattaatataagtatcacttattgcttttacggtgaaagaaaacatcgtgatgtaacctgcatgcccgaaagttctccaaaatgctctcaaaagtgtgtgaagtcagccaatccgcacttttgacgacctccctggcgcagtggtgagcgctgtggtcttattagagggaggtcccgggttcgattcctggcaggggtttggaattttataatttctaaatttctggtctggtctggtgggaggcttcggccgtggctagataCCACCtttccggcaaagccgtgccgccaagcgatttaacgttccggtacgatgccgtgtagaaaccaaaggggtatgggtttaataaaaactgccataccccttccaggttagcccgctatcatcttagactgcatcatcacttaccatcaggtgagattgcagtcaagggctaacttgtatctgaataaaaaaaaaaaaacgtgacagactatggccattctgagaggagaccccgttctcagtagtgagccagcgatgggttgttgatgatgatgactcttaCAATATTAATGTTTGACAGATCACATCCCGGTTATGGTATTGTGCCATTCTGCGAAAATCTTCCTACAATGTAGTAGATAGATATTACTTAAAAGGTTATGGCTTAAAcaaaaatagatacatataaaatacttacttcATATTAATTCAGGCTCGTTTGAAACGTAGTCGGTCTGTCCGTAATGATTCTGTTTATACTAACTGAGCAATATTGTCCTCATAACGGTTCCATGGACAATATCACTAGTACATCTACAACATGTAGGATTGCAGTCTGCATACTAATATACTCGTCACACAATACCGTCTCCATAACCGGACCCAATTTTGCTTTGTATGAATAAGCATTgtcttcattttattaaaaatggccCAGACAAAAGCCATATCTCTAAACAACGAATTATAGCATATTTAAGTTAAGTATATGAGAAAAATTACTTCACCAAATTAATAGAATACGAATGGAATAGGATTTTGGCCCATTATCTTACgaagtactttttatttatttatttcagtttaAATAATATACACTGATATTCGACTATGGTAAAGCTAAGAGGAagggttattcaaattcaaattatttattcagaaaaggtaacatgttacgcttactgaatgatggtcaaaattgttaacttGTAAgatgaacttaaaactaaagctacaagggttccaaacgcgtccaagtctgagaagagcccacaacaaactcagccgggtattctttttatcaccactttacaaaatcacttaaacctaTTAGAAcaatcacaaagtcgttaagcaactcattccctgCAATAGGATTatgattttagcaatctatgtaatgtatgtatgtttgtttgtataaGTACGTTCCACCGTAGCGTTTTAGCTACTGAGTCGATTtggatgaatgaggtgtcaatctattcgttattatggtccgggtgacataggttacattttatgttaacaattttttttgttgtgggACAAAAT is part of the Maniola hyperantus chromosome 3, iAphHyp1.2, whole genome shotgun sequence genome and encodes:
- the AstC-R2 gene encoding somatostatin receptor type 2, producing the protein MELEDVEMYANTNYSYDDNGTFNSTYENCPNLNLPIVYVVTQILYALVCVVGLLGNTLVIYVVLRYSKMQTVTNMYIVNLAIADECFLIGIPFLIVTMSVRSWPFGRFMCKAYMISTGINQFTSSIFLCIMSADRYIAVCHPIAAPRLRTPFVSRVVSAAAWTASALVMTPIFMYTTLIESENGLSCNIVWPEREFNKGQTSFTLYSFALGFAAPLTLIFVFYCLVIRKLKTVGPKNKSKEKKRSHRKVTKLVLTVIAVYVLCWLPYWAFQVALIYSPPNECASRITITVFLVAACFSYSNSAMNPILYAFLSDNFKKSFLKACTCAAGKDVNATLHVENSVIPRKKGGSAARAQSRALAEARGMSTQVEAAGGSRSEASTAVTSRSVAGSETLNMEARPSSLAPLIAPNGLTHTRL